The following is a genomic window from Saccopteryx bilineata isolate mSacBil1 chromosome 4, mSacBil1_pri_phased_curated, whole genome shotgun sequence.
GAGGGctggcctgaggctgaggcctggTGGCTCGGGGGAGGGTGGGGCCACAGCAGGGGCAGCCCCTCCCAGAGCgtgtcccctcctgcccccagaccTGAACTACTGCGGCAGCCACCACCCCTGCACCAACGGGGGCACGTGCATCAACGCAGAGCCCGACCAGTACCACTGCGTCTGCCCCACCGGCTACTCCGGCAAGAACTGTGAGCGGGGTACGTCGGGGCGTCCCCAGCCTGGCACCCGGCCGCTGCTCCGGAGCCTGGCGGGGCCCTGGTTTTTCCGTGCCCAGGACAGtggggggcaggtggaggaggaggggcctGTGCCGGCTCACCCTCCCACCGCCGCCTCCATTTCCCAATGCAGCAGAGCACGCCTGCTCCTCCAACCCGTGTGCCAACGGGGGCTCTTGCCACGAGGTGCCCTCCGGCTTCGAGTGCCATTGCCCGTCTGGCTGGAGCGGGCCCACCTGCGCCCTGGGTGAGTGCCCACTTGAGTGTGGAGGGGATTCTAGCCTGGGCACCTGAGGGGTCgtcgggaggggggggggcggcgcTCTGTGGAGAGGGGCTGCCGTTGTCGTCACATCCACACGTGTGGCTGCATGGCGTCCGTGTTTCCGTGGACCACGCCCTGCGCCGCCCACAGACCGTACCCCTCCCCGTCCTCCTGCAGACATCGACGAGTGTGCCTCCAACCCGTGCGCAGCCGGGGGCACCTGTGTGGACCAGGTGGACGGCTTTGAGTGCATCTGCCCCGAGCAGTGGGTAGGAGCCACCTGCCGGCTGGGTAAGGGCCCGCGGGCACGTGCGTGCATGGATGTGGCTGCGCactgggctgctgctgctgctgctgctgctgctgctggtgtgcTGGGCTGCGGGCGCCGGGCGCAGGGCAGCGGGGGCCCGGGCCCCACGCGCCCTCTTGTCTCGTTCACAGACGCCAATGAGTGTGAAGGGAAGCCGTGCCTTAACGCTTTTTCTTGCAAAAACCTGATTGGTGGCTATTACTGTGATTGCATCCCTGGCTGGAAGGGCCTCAACTGCCACATCAGTCAGTATGGGTGGCACTGGCACCCcgcaggcgggcgggcggggctGGGACAGCTCCAGGACCCTGCCCGTGacccctcccctctgtcccccGCAGACATCAACGACTGTCGTGGGCAGTGCCAGCACGGCGGCACCTGCAAGGTACGGCACGGCCAGCCGCCCGGCCCCCTGACGCGTGTGAGGGGTGTTTGCCCCGGTTCCCTGAGCCCCGGGACTGTGGGGAGCAGGCATGGCCGGGGGCTGGGCTGCAGCCGGGGGGGCCGCTGCCCAAGGCTCACAGTGCCCTGCCCGTCCCAGGACCTGGTGAATGGCTACCAGTGCGTGTGCCCGCGGGGCTTCGGGGGCCGCCACTGTGAGCTCCCGCTGGACGAGTGCGCCAGCAACCCCTGCCGTGGTGGCTTCTGTGAGGACCTGGTGGACGGCTTCCGCTGCCACTGCCCCCGGGGCTTCTCCGGGCCCCTCTGTCAGGTGAGTCTGGATCCTGCCACGCCCCCTTCTCTGGCCATCCGCTGGCCGGGGGCCACCCCGGTCGGGGCCAGAAAGCGCCGTGGGCCAGGCTGACCTGACAGGGTGCCTTGGGCTCCGTCCTAGACTGAGACTCAGGCCCCAAAGTCCAGGTGCCTGGCTGGTCAGAGGGTAGAGGGCAGGTCTGAGGGTTTCTGCTTGTCACGCCAAGCCCTGGCAGGGGCCCTGTCTACCCCACACTGACCGGGGGCCCTGTGGCTCTGCTGGGTCGTAGCGTGCAGTAGTCTGAAAGAGAGACCGAGGGTGGGGCCAGGGTGCCTGAGGGGGTGAGGGGCTGCATGTGCCGTGTGTGGGTCCTGGGTAGGGGTGGCTGATGCTCTTTGGTCAGGTGGCTCGTGCCTGCTTCCCTCTGACCGGCCCTGACCTTTGTCAGGGTGCACAGGGCAGGGCTCCTGGCCACCAGGCTTCCTGGAGCCCAGAGTAGAGGTCCCACCTGGGTCCGTGGTGCCTGGGGCTGCTCTGTCCGGGGAGAACCCGCAGACTGGGCTCAAGGCCGCCGTGGTGTTGCAGAAGAGGGTCAGGAGCCGGCCTTCCTGCCGGCAGCGGGATGAAGGCCGGATGCCGCCTGGGGAGGCAGAGGAAGCCAGCCGTGGTGGAGTGAGGCGGGTGGGAGGGGCCTGGCGCCCGCAGGTGTTTCCGTCCAGCTGAGCGGCCTGGGCCGTCTTGGGTGGGAGGTGCTTCAGGCTCTGGCTGTGGAGGCCCAGGTGTCTAGGCCACACAGGGCCTGGGTCTCGGGGAGTCTTTGAGTGGACACGATGTCTGGCTAGTCTACCAGGACCCCCAGGAGCGCCAGGCCCTCACGATACCCCCACCCCACAGGTGGACATCGACTTCTGTGAGCCGAGCCCCTGCCTGAACGGCGCCCGCTGCTACAACCTGCAGGGCGACTACTACTGTGCGTGCCCTGAGGACATGGGCGGCAAGAACTGCTCCGTGCCCAGGGAGCCGTGTCCCGGCGGGGCCTGCAGAGGTGGGGTGCCGGCGTGCGGCCCGCAGACGTGGGTGTGGGGCAGGGACGGTGGGGAGGGGGGCCAGCTGACCCCTTCTCCTTCGCCGCAGTGATCGACGGCTGCGGGTTTGAGACGGGACCCAGGGCGGCCGGCAGGGCACCATCCAGTGTGTGCGGCCCCCACGGACACTGCCTCAGCCAGCCCGGGGGCAACTTCTCCTGTGTCTGCGACAGCGGCTTCACGGGCACCTACTGCCACGAGAGTGAGTGGCTCTGATCTGTGGACCAGGTGGGGCCGGCCGGCCAGTCCGGGGACCCTGCTCACACCTGCCTCCCGCAGATATTGACGACTGCCTGAGCCAGCCGTGCCGCAATGGAGGCACATGCATTGACGAGGTGGACTCCTTCCGCTGCTTCTGCCCCAGCGGCTGGGAGGGCGAGCTCTGTGACACCAGTGAGTGGGCCTGCCAGGCTGCCCCGCCACCCCTGGCCATGACGGCGGTGTGCCGATCTCGGGCATGGCATGCCACCAAGCCTGCGGGTTCCCGCCAGTCCCTCTGGCCTGGTCCTGGCTCAGCTGCCGGTGGCCTTCCCCgcccctctctgtctgtcacggCTCAGTTCCAGGTGCCACTGCCCccgggaagccttccctgaatgCCGGTGACCCCCTGCTGACCGGCATCCTCACCCCCAGATCCCAACGACTGCCTTCCTGATCCCTGCCACAGCCGCGGCCGCTGCCAAGACCTGGTCAACGACTTTTACTGTGCGTGTGACGATGGTTGGAAGGGCAAGACCTGCCACTCACGTGAGTGCCTGCCCAGGCCCCTGCCCGCTGGGCCTCAGTGCGCTGCTCTGGGCGTCCCCGCTGAGCAGCCCGTGTGCCCGCAGGCGAGTTCCAGTGTGACGTCTACACCTGCAGCAACGGCGGCACCTGCTACGACAGCGGCGACACCTTCCGCTGCGCCTGCCCCCCCGGCTGGAAGGGCAGCACCTGCAATATCGGTGAGGCAGCCCCGACCCTCGTACCCATGCGCCGGCGCCGGTGTTGGTGCCTGGCTCTCTCGGCCTCTGGCTGGGCTGCGGGGCATGGGATGGATGCCCGTCTGTCCGGGGCCGAGCAAACATaccccccttcctcctctgaaCCCCTCAGCCAAGAACAACAGCTGCCTGCCCAACCCCTGTCTGAATGGGGGCACCTGCGTGGGCAGCGGGGACTCCTTCTCCTGCATCTGCCGGGATGGCTGGGAGGGCCGCACCTGCACCCACAGTAAGCTGGGGGGGGGCCTTGGAGGGAGGCGTGggggcagggtgctggggggggctCCCCAGGCCTGCTCCCTTCTGGTCCCACCCATGTACCTGTTCATTGCGCCTGTCCCCCCAAAGCATGGATGTACCCCAAGACCTGTTGTGCTACCCAGACCCCACCACAGCGCCACCTCGTCCCCTCCCTGTGTGTCCCAGCTTCCACCGACCTCCTGCCGACCCCTCACCCTGGCTGCAGCCAGGCTCCTGCCTGTGCCACCCACACCCCACTTCAACCACGGGCAGCCTCCACGATGGGCCCCTCTGTGACTGCCCTCACGGGGccatctcctcctgcagccgccCCTGACCCTGACCGCCCGGCCTCCCAGTGTGGGCACGGTGGGCTGCTGTGTCTGGGCAgccatgcctggcacagagtggttCTGGGTGGCAGATGCCACGCtgacctctgtttctctcttctgaaACACAGATACCAACGATTGCAACCCTCTGCCTTGGTGAGTGGCAGCTCTGGGGGCCGGAGGACCAGGGTGGGATGTGGGGGCTTGCCGTACCACGGGGCCCCCTCTGAGACCCGCCTTCTCTCTGCAGCTATAACGGCGGCGTCTGCGTTGATGGTGTCAACTGGTTCCGCTGCGAGTGCGCGCCCGGCTTTGCGGGTCCTGACTGCCGCATCAGTGAGGCGCCTGCGGGGGCAGGGGGCGGGATTCTGGGGGAGCTAAAGGGGGTGGGGCTGCGGGGCCCCAGCTGTGGGGGCTCTTCCCAGCCCATGTATCTGCAGTCAGGGGTCATGAGAGTCCACACACCCTGAAGGACAGTGTGGACACAGCCgcctcctgcccctgccctgcccttcccTGCCGACATACCCCTtggctccccctgcccccagggtCTGGGCTGCCTGCTTAGGGGTGGACCGCAGCTGGGCTGAGGTGTCCCTTCCCCAGAGATCCTGCCCACCCTACTCTAGAAGTGGGTGGAGACGGTGGGGCTGGTGACGGACTGTGCCAGGCCTGGCTCAGAGACGccatgggccacatgcaggcCCATGCTGACCTGGGGCTGCACCTCACTGGCACGGGCCTCTCAGCTCTGTGCCATCTCATGGGCCTGGGCGTGGGCACTGGCCTCCGAGCTCTGTGCTCAGCCAGGCCGCTTCTCCGCAGACATCGACGAGTGCCAGTCCTCGCCCTGCGCGTACGGGGCCACGTGTGTGGACGAGATCAATGGCTACCGCTGCAGCTGCCCGCCGGGCCGGGCCGGCCCACGGTGCCAGGAGGGTAGGTGGGGAGCACATTGGGTGGGTGGGGCCCATGAAGGCCTCCAGGGCTCTGTGCCCACTGCTGACCGCACCTCCTGTCCCCACAGTGATCGTGTTCGGGAGGTCCTGCTGGTCCCAAGGCGTGCCCTTCCCGCACGGGAGCTCCTGGGCAGAGGACTGTAACAGCTGCCACTGCCTGGATGGCCGCCGGGACTGCAGCAAGGTAGATGCCCAGGGGCCCCTGCCCAAGAACCTCCCTGGCCGGCTCTTCCCTGCCCTGGATCTGACATCCTGGGGCCAAGGGAGCCCTGTCTCTCGTCTCTGACCCCGATGCTTTGTGAGACCTGGGAGCTGCTGGATGTCCAGGGATAAAGGCCCACTGGTACACTAGGCCCCTCTCCTCGTTGGCGAGTTGGAGAACTGAGGCCCGAGTCTTGCGTGCCCGCAGCCCCCCTCCTCGGGGCTGTCCCTGCTCTGGGGTGGGGGTCCTTTCTGGCGCTAGTTTCAGCCTAGGAGCCCTGGGTGGTGGGATGGGCACAGCCTCGGAACTTGGGgcccctgtctgtctccctgtgtgGGATCTGCGGGTCCTTGTCCACATGTGACGGTATCTGTCCTTCCACGTGCGTGCCTGGCCCAGGTGTGGTGCGGGCGGAAGCCTTGCCTCCTGGCTAGCCGGCCCGACAGCCTGAGTGCCCAGTGCCCGCCGGGTCAGCAGTGCGGACAGAAGGCCCCGGGCCAGTGCCTGCAGCCGCCCTGCGCCGCCTGGGGGGAGTGCGGCCCCGAGGAGCCCCTGCTGCCCAGCACCCCGTGCCTGCCACGCTCTGGCCACTTGGACAACAACTGTGCGCGCCTCACCCTGCATTTCAACCGCGACCAAGTGCCCCAGGTGAGCGTGCCAGCGGGTGCGCCCCCTCAGGTCCGCGGAGCCCAGCTCGGGCGTCAGGGACTGCGTGCAGCTGCCCTCCACGCTGTGTGGCTCAGCCCTTGTGAGGTCAGGCAGACGGGGTTGGTCACATGGCCACTCAGGGAGCCTGTCCTCGTGGGGTCAGTGGAGAGGGGGCCCTGCGCCCCAGGTACCCTGTGGGGGTGGCAGGGAAGGCCGGGAGGGGCAGGCCCAGCCAGGATGCCTGTCGGCCCGGTCATTCCAGACGTCTGGACTGACGGCGGCTGGGGGCCGTCCAGGCTGGGCCCTCAGCCTTCCAGGGCAGGACCGGGCCAGCCTGCAGCTGGGGGGCAGCTCTGCAGATAAGCATTTGGAACCCGGTAGGAAGGGGCTCAGGGCGTGTGAGACCCCACTCCCTCGGGCCTGCAGGTGCGGCTGCTCCCACCCGAAGGCCAGGACCTGACTCGAATGGTTGTGGGCTGTGTCCTGGGTGAGGATGTGGTCTGGTGTGGGGAACCAGCTCCCCCACTATGTCCCCAGATGGGCTGTGGAGCGTGTCCTGCCATGTGTCCTGTGGCAGCCAGGGGACGAGCAGGCCTTGTGCTCATGTGCTGCCCGTCTCCGCCCAGGGTACCACTGTGGGCGCCATCTGCTCGGGGATTCGTGCCCTGCCAGCCACCAGGGCGGTGGCCCGGGACCGCCTGCTCGTGCTGCTCTGTGACCGCCCGTCCTCAGAGGCCAGCGCTGTGGAGGTGGCCATGGTGAGCGCTGGGGCGTGGGGGCAGGATGGCCACCCtcttgtatatgtatatgtgctcTTGGGACGTGCTCTGTATATGTGCTCTTGGGACGTGCAGGGGGCACAGGGCCCGGGCCAGGCTGGTCCCTGGGTGCTCGAGGAGACAGTGACCCACAGACGCGGGAGTCCACCCCACTCGGTTGTGTGGGGTGGACTGTGGGTGCCCCCTTGACTGCCGCAGCCCGGCTGGGCCTGGGTGAGGGGTTTCGCCCTTCCCAGGGTGAAAGGAAGGGCGTGTCGGGACAGTGCGTCTGGCCAGGCTGGAGGTGGGCTCAGCGCCGGCTAGCAGCTGGGGCAAGGCAGAGTTTGGGGGGCGGGGCGCAGGTCCAAGAGGACAAGAAGGGTCAGGCGTGGCCCGGGGCCCAGGAAGGTGATCATTAGCAGTCAGCAGGGACAGCTTTTCAAGGGACATGGACAAGGGTATTGAGGGTGTCTCTCGTCCTGTCTGCTGAGGCTAGTGGCCCCGTGTTGTGGAGGAGAGTGTGGGTGGCAGTGCCAGGGGATGTGTGTAGGAGCTGGGTCAGCAGGTCAGTGGCCAGGCAGGCTCTGGTTGGGAAGTTTAGGGGCAGCAAGGGCAGAATCGTGGCCGGGCCCCTGGTCCAGCTTGTTCCCGTCTTGTGTCTGGTGTCTGCAGCTGTAGATGTCGGGGCTGTGGGCCAGCCTCCCTGGGGCAGTGGGCGGCCTCAGCGGCAGCAGCAGTTGAGGTGCAGAGGCAGCACGCAGAGGGGAAAGAGCCGCTGCAGGCCTAGGTGGACAGCGCTGGGGTGTGGCTGGAGTGTCCCTTCCAGGGCAGGGACCAGGGAGTGAGGGGGCGGGCCCCCTGGGAACGTGGGCTGAGGGTTGGGgtcatggggggtggggagtcctcatctggggccctgactggggatcgtgGGGCCGAGTCTGAGAGGTGGGTGGTGGCTGGGGCACCAGGTGCCACGGCCAGGGTCCTGCTCAGCGGGATAGGCGGGTAGGGTTGTAGTTGGTGAAGCCCTGTCTGTAGCTTCGTCCTCACTGGTCCTTGTTCTGCCTGAGCCGTGTCCCCAAGTGTCCGCAGTAGAGCGGGGTGCCCATGGGCTCAGGCCATCTCTAGGGTGTGTCCCGGGCCTTGGCCCATGGCTGAGTGGGTCTTCTCCAGGCCCTGTTCTGCACCTGGATGGGTATCGGGTGTAAACCAGAAATCACGGAGTAGGGGCTCACGCtggggggggtgaggagaggaaggaggaggcagagcagTGTCTCAGGGTGCTGGCAGGTACCAGCATCGGGGTGGCAGCAGCTACGTGGGCAGTGGCATGTCCCGGGCAGCTCCGTCTTTGAGGGCACTGTGAACTGTCTAGTAGGGGGGCTTCCCCTCAAGAAGCCCTAGGTTACCCAGGCTCCCAAGCCTCCAGCCCTCGAATGCAGCTTTGCTCACAGACCCCAAAGCTGCATTTGTGCCCGTCTGTGCAGCTGGATGGCACCTTCAGCATTGACGCGGTCCCAGgctctgctgggggtgggggtgagggtgggggtgggggagcaggccAGAGGTACGGTGGGGGACCCCTCTCATCGCTGTCCTCCGCCCACAGTCCTTCAGCCCGGCGTGGGACCTGCCCGACAGCAGCCTGATCCAGAGCACTGCTCACGCCATCGTCGCTGCCATCACCCAGCGGGGCAACAGCTCTCTGCTGCTGGCCGTCACCGAGGTCAAGGTGGAGACGGTCGTCATGGGCGGGTCCTCGACAGGTGAGCGGGGGCGGATGGGCGGCTGTGGGCGCCGGTGGAGACGGTCGTCATGGGCGGGTCCTTGACAGGTGAGCGGGGGCGGGTGGGCAGCTGCGGGTgccgggctggggctgggccGAACCTGGGCTGGAAaccctgcccccgcccctccaGGTGTGCTGGTGCCCGTGCTGTGTGGCGTGTTCAGCGTGCTGTGTCTGGCCTGCGTGGGTGTCTGCGTGTGGTGGACCCGCAAGCGGAGGAAAGAGCGGGAGCGGAGCCGGCTGCCGCGGGAGGAGAGCGCCAACAACCAGTGGGCCCCGCTCAACCCCATCCGGAACCCCATCGAGCGGCCGGGGGGCCACAAGGACGTGCTGTACCAGTGCAAGAACTTCACCCCGCCGCCGCGCAGGGCGGGCGAGACGCTGcccgggcccgcgggccgcgggggcggcggggaggacgaggaggaggaggagcccggCCGCGGCGAGGAGGACTCCCTGGAGGCGGAGAAGTTCCTCTCGCACAAACTCACCAAAGAGCCCGGGTGCTCCCCCGGGAGGCCGGCCCGCTGGGCCTCAGGCCCCAAAGTGGACAACCGTGCGGTCAGGAACATCAACGAGGCGCACCGCCCCGGCCAGGACTAGGGCCGGCGGCCAGCCGGGGCGAGGACCCAGGACCGTCCGTCGCTGATGCCACGCCCCCACCGCCCGCAGGAGCCTGGGGCTGTGTGcatagtttctttattttgtgtaaaaaaaaaaaaacccaccaaaaaccaaaaacaaatgtttattttctacGTTTCTTCAACCTTGTATAAATTATTCGATAACGGTCAGGCGGAAAACAAGGGAGTCTTCTCGGATAGTTGCTATTTTTGTAACGTGGCCGTGCGCTGCGCCCGCTGTGTGGCAGGAAAGGATGTCATGTTCTCGCCGAACTTCTCGTTCCCAGAGGTAGTGCCCTGTTTACAGAATCTTCCCTTCTATTCCTCACTTGGGGTTCTCAGTGGCTCCAGGCCAAAGAGCCAGTGGGACCCGTGGCCCACGGTGTTTATGGGACCCGTGGCTAGCAGCATGGCCCATGGCTGTTGATGGGACCACCCGTGGCTGTCGCTGGGACCACCCGTGGATGTCGGTGTGGCCCAATGGCTGTTGGTGGGACCACTCGTGACCGACAGCGTGGCCCGTGGCCGTTGGTGGCGCCTGTGGTTATCGGCGGGGCCCGTGGTGGTTGGCTTCGCCCGAGGCCGTGGGCAGCCTCTCTCCGGCTCACGGGTCGGTCACCCTCCTGTCCGCCGTCCCTGCTTGCTCCTGTCCAGAACATGCTCTAGAGATCTCTCAACTGTGCTTTCTGAAGTGCCCTTTCCAGCTGCTCTGTTCTCCCCGGGACGGTGGCAGTCCTGAAGCTTGTGACAAGTGCCTTCACACAGAGTCCCCTCGCAGCTGTCACCGTGTGCCGTGGCACCAGGCCGCAGCCCACCTGCCGGGCCCCGCCTCCCCGCCCCTCGTGGAAGtgcattttttttgtaaatatgtacatattaaaTGAATCACTCTGTATATTTGATTTAATAACTTAAACGTTTTGGCCTCCCTTGTTCTTGGGTGCTGCTCCTTTGTTACGTGGAGTGGGGGCAGGGCCGGGTCTCCACGCGGAGAGCCAGGCGCAAGGTGGCTGGGCTGTGTGTGGGCAGGATGTCGGGTACGGTGGCTGTGAGCCATGCGGTGGTCCTGGGGATCCAGAGCCCCCGGGGACGGCTGTGACTCGAGTGCACGGGGGTCCCACGTGGCGGACATGGGGTCCTCGAAAGCCCTcctgggggtggaggagaagcGCTTTGTGCCCACACCCTCCCAACAACAATGAGGATAAGTTTACGAAATAGTTTAAAGTTGACTTAGCCGTGAAGAGCTATCAAGGTTTTGAGGCATTACAGGGTAAGACTTGGGAGAATGAGGTCCCAAAGACTATATAAACTCTACCTTGCTGGTCAGCCAACCAGTCTTGGCGTGGTGGCCTTGGGCCGGCTGTCGAAGGCTGACCCGCAGCTGGGCATTTATGCTCAGGTCATCTGCTCTCCTGAGGGGCAGGTGGTCGCTGAGTCAAGGAACAACCCTGGGAACAGAGtctggaagaaaaaagagaaagcgcAGCCGCAGCCTGGGCGTGGGCGGTGGGCGTGGGCGGTGGGCGTGGGCGGTGGGCGTGGGCGGTGGGCGTGGGCGGTGGGCGTGGGCGGTGGGCGGGTCTGCAGTTGCCTGGTCACTGCGGCTCACGACGCCGGTCACGAAGCTCCTTCCCTCATCACGGTGGGCTCTCTGGGCGTGTGCGAGTATCGGGTGCGGCCACCTGCAGGCCCACCGGCCCCTGCACCATGGCGGCCAGGTCTGCTGGAGGTCCTGCCACCGTCACCGGGTGGCTCCACGGCCAGGGCGGAGCCAGCATCCCTGCACTCCACTGGGGACACCTGCCGTCCCCTCCTCCATGGGGTTAGAGCGGTGCCCTCTCCCTGCCCAGCCCCGGGCAAGAGATGTGTCCACCCACCGGGCTGACCCCGTGACCCAGCAGGTGGCCTGCTCCGGCGCTGAGCAGTGCGGAGGGCCCGCACCACCACCCACAGCGGCCCTGCGTTTGGCCCCGGGGAGCCGCGCTGCCAGCTCTGCTTGGAGACCGCTCCGACTGCCGAGTCTCCAAAGAAATGAAGAAGTGGCCCCCAGGGTGCAGGGAGGAGATTCTGAGCGTGTCCTCGGGGGGCCAGGCCCGTTAACCCCTGCTGGCCGGGCTGTGGAGAAAGTGGACCCTTGGTGGGAGGGACACTCATTGGGCAGGGGTGAGTTGGCTGTGTCTGGCCAGGACCCTCTTGCAGCTCTGCATGTGGGCCCACTCATTTGTGTGCTGGCACTTGGGAGAGGGACGGGTGGCCCAGTGAcagtgcccctcctccccccagtgCTGCCTGCGTCTCTCTAGACTCTTCAGGCTGTGTTATCCTCGCCCCTACCTGGGAACGGGGGCTGCTGGGTCCTCCACTCCTATAGGCTTTGGAGACCAGGCACCCCAGAGCCAGACAGAATGGACGGCAGCCCTCAGGGGTCTCTGTAGCCAGAGAAACCCATCAGGACCCCCAGTCTCTCC
Proteins encoded in this region:
- the JAG2 gene encoding protein jagged-2 isoform X2, which produces MRERGRGRLPRRLLLLLALCVQAARPMGYFELRLSALRNANGELLNGACCDGDGRTTRAGGCGHDECDTYVRVCLKEYQAKVTPTGPCSYGHGATPVLGGNSFYLPPAGAAGDRARARARAGGGDQDPGLVVIPFQFAWPRSFTLIVEAWDWDNQTMPDEELLIERVSHAGMINPEDRWKSLHFSGHVAHLELQIRVRCAENYYSPTCNKFCRPRNDFFGHHTCDQYGHKACMDGWMGKECKEAVCKQGCNLLHGGCSVPGECKCSYGWQGRFCDECVPYPGCVHGSCVEPWQCNCETNWGGLLCNKDLNYCGSHHPCTNGGTCINAEPDQYHCVCPTGYSGKNCERAEHACSSNPCANGGSCHEVPSGFECHCPSGWSGPTCALDIDECASNPCAAGGTCVDQVDGFECICPEQWVGATCRLDINDCRGQCQHGGTCKDLVNGYQCVCPRGFGGRHCELPLDECASNPCRGGFCEDLVDGFRCHCPRGFSGPLCQVDIDFCEPSPCLNGARCYNLQGDYYCACPEDMGGKNCSVPREPCPGGACRVIDGCGFETGPRAAGRAPSSVCGPHGHCLSQPGGNFSCVCDSGFTGTYCHENIDDCLSQPCRNGGTCIDEVDSFRCFCPSGWEGELCDTNPNDCLPDPCHSRGRCQDLVNDFYCACDDGWKGKTCHSREFQCDVYTCSNGGTCYDSGDTFRCACPPGWKGSTCNIAKNNSCLPNPCLNGGTCVGSGDSFSCICRDGWEGRTCTHNTNDCNPLPCYNGGVCVDGVNWFRCECAPGFAGPDCRINIDECQSSPCAYGATCVDEINGYRCSCPPGRAGPRCQEVIVFGRSCWSQGVPFPHGSSWAEDCNSCHCLDGRRDCSKVWCGRKPCLLASRPDSLSAQCPPGQQCGQKAPGQCLQPPCAAWGECGPEEPLLPSTPCLPRSGHLDNNCARLTLHFNRDQVPQGTTVGAICSGIRALPATRAVARDRLLVLLCDRPSSEASAVEVAMSFSPAWDLPDSSLIQSTAHAIVAAITQRGNSSLLLAVTEVKVETVVMGGSSTGVLVPVLCGVFSVLCLACVGVCVWWTRKRRKERERSRLPREESANNQWAPLNPIRNPIERPGGHKDVLYQCKNFTPPPRRAGETLPGPAGRGGGGEDEEEEEPGRGEEDSLEAEKFLSHKLTKEPGCSPGRPARWASGPKVDNRAVRNINEAHRPGQD
- the JAG2 gene encoding protein jagged-2 isoform X1; its protein translation is MRERGRGRLPRRLLLLLALCVQAARPMGYFELRLSALRNANGELLNGACCDGDGRTTRAGGCGHDECDTYVRVCLKEYQAKVTPTGPCSYGHGATPVLGGNSFYLPPAGAAGDRARARARAGGGDQDPGLVVIPFQFAWPRSFTLIVEAWDWDNQTMPDEELLIERVSHAGMINPEDRWKSLHFSGHVAHLELQIRVRCAENYYSPTCNKFCRPRNDFFGHHTCDQYGHKACMDGWMGKECKEAVCKQGCNLLHGGCSVPGECKCSYGWQGRFCDECVPYPGCVHGSCVEPWQCNCETNWGGLLCNKDLNYCGSHHPCTNGGTCINAEPDQYHCVCPTGYSGKNCERAEHACSSNPCANGGSCHEVPSGFECHCPSGWSGPTCALDIDECASNPCAAGGTCVDQVDGFECICPEQWVGATCRLDANECEGKPCLNAFSCKNLIGGYYCDCIPGWKGLNCHININDCRGQCQHGGTCKDLVNGYQCVCPRGFGGRHCELPLDECASNPCRGGFCEDLVDGFRCHCPRGFSGPLCQVDIDFCEPSPCLNGARCYNLQGDYYCACPEDMGGKNCSVPREPCPGGACRVIDGCGFETGPRAAGRAPSSVCGPHGHCLSQPGGNFSCVCDSGFTGTYCHENIDDCLSQPCRNGGTCIDEVDSFRCFCPSGWEGELCDTNPNDCLPDPCHSRGRCQDLVNDFYCACDDGWKGKTCHSREFQCDVYTCSNGGTCYDSGDTFRCACPPGWKGSTCNIAKNNSCLPNPCLNGGTCVGSGDSFSCICRDGWEGRTCTHNTNDCNPLPCYNGGVCVDGVNWFRCECAPGFAGPDCRINIDECQSSPCAYGATCVDEINGYRCSCPPGRAGPRCQEVIVFGRSCWSQGVPFPHGSSWAEDCNSCHCLDGRRDCSKVWCGRKPCLLASRPDSLSAQCPPGQQCGQKAPGQCLQPPCAAWGECGPEEPLLPSTPCLPRSGHLDNNCARLTLHFNRDQVPQGTTVGAICSGIRALPATRAVARDRLLVLLCDRPSSEASAVEVAMSFSPAWDLPDSSLIQSTAHAIVAAITQRGNSSLLLAVTEVKVETVVMGGSSTGVLVPVLCGVFSVLCLACVGVCVWWTRKRRKERERSRLPREESANNQWAPLNPIRNPIERPGGHKDVLYQCKNFTPPPRRAGETLPGPAGRGGGGEDEEEEEPGRGEEDSLEAEKFLSHKLTKEPGCSPGRPARWASGPKVDNRAVRNINEAHRPGQD